The following is a genomic window from Methanothermobacter sp..
ACCTCACGCCTGACATCCTCAGGGCTCTCCTCATCCATGGTGAATGTTATAATGTCACTTGTATCGGTATTTTCAACCTCATATCCAAGGAGTGCCAGGGCCCTTTCAATGGTGGACGCCTCCGGGTTGAGCATGCCCTTCTTGAGCCTTATTCTGACCTCAACCATAAATTTCATTCCATCACCTCAGATTTTAACGTTCCATCTTTCAATGTCTTTTCTGTCAAGTATCATCTCAGCAACTCTTCTGTAGGCGCTCACAACGCCCTCCTCTCCCCGGCGGAATATGTCCTTGTCCAGGGGTTTTCCTGTCTCCATCTCCCATAGACGGCAGGTGTCAGGGCTCACCTCATCACCCAGGCGTATCATTCCAGAGGGATCTCTTCCAAATTCCAGTTTGAAGTCAGGAAGAATTATGCCCTTTTTCCTGAAGAACTCCACAAGGACGTCGTTTATCTTAAGTGTCATCCTCCTTATCTCTGATATCTCGTTCCTGGTTGCTATCCCAAGGGCGAGGATTATGTCCTCATTGAGCATGGGGTCGCCGTGCTCGTCGCTCTTATAGTCCATCTGTATGATTGGGGGCTTGAATTCCTGTCCCTCAGTGAAGGGGAACCTTCTAACAATACTGCCCGCTGCAATGTTCCTCAGTATAACCTCTATGGGTATCATTTCAAGTTTCCTTGCGAGCATGCAGCCGGGTTCCAGGAGTTCCAGGTA
Proteins encoded in this region:
- the purS gene encoding phosphoribosylformylglycinamidine synthase subunit PurS, with product MKFMVEVRIRLKKGMLNPEASTIERALALLGYEVENTDTSDIITFTMDEESPEDVRREVEDMCQRLLCNPVIHDYEFSIKEMEG
- the purC gene encoding phosphoribosylaminoimidazolesuccinocarboxamide synthase, with the protein product MNVKIDGPLYSGKAKDVLMTDDPEIVAVRFRDDITAGDGEKKDTLEMKGYYNSVISAKIFEVLEGAGIPTQYLELLEPGCMLARKLEMIPIEVILRNIAAGSIVRRFPFTEGQEFKPPIIQMDYKSDEHGDPMLNEDIILALGIATRNEISEIRRMTLKINDVLVEFFRKKGIILPDFKLEFGRDPSGMIRLGDEVSPDTCRLWEMETGKPLDKDIFRRGEEGVVSAYRRVAEMILDRKDIERWNVKI